The following are from one region of the Noviherbaspirillum sedimenti genome:
- a CDS encoding DUF1329 domain-containing protein, with protein MNPMMRYAPIALLLGSASLAQAQPGDVKQLGSTLTSWGAIAAGNADGTIPAYTGGLTTPPANYNKANPGWRPDPFPNDKPLVKIDASNMEKYKDKLSPGTMEMMKKYPSFYIEVFQTRRTAAFPKSFHENSIKNATRCKTINEGNGLDTSTGCGHGIAFPIPKNGIEAMWSHATRYRTPAYYIKNVTGLFVKPNGEMVKTYAGHAYRGWDFYDPAQPNPDRYYSYSYEYNAPTRLASNSTAVFDDLKTGDRTGYDYSPATRRVRLSPDSSGDTPVGPLGGAMTFDEDQLFAGKKDRFDWKLVGKQEMYIPYNNYRFQYPDANGECAGDKRFVPFHLNPKCVRWELHRVWHIRGTLTEGKRHIFKQRDMYVDEDSWGDGMSDNYDHNGKLFHVNQQIGAPLYDAPAPAATDNMVIDMISGVYGWSGSWDGFYLTEAWPRSKFAPDLLVNKKIVLK; from the coding sequence ATGAATCCAATGATGAGATATGCCCCGATTGCTTTGCTGCTGGGGTCGGCAAGCCTGGCACAGGCACAGCCAGGCGATGTGAAGCAACTTGGCAGCACCCTGACTTCCTGGGGGGCGATTGCGGCCGGCAACGCCGACGGCACGATCCCTGCCTACACGGGCGGCCTGACCACGCCGCCGGCCAATTACAACAAGGCCAATCCGGGCTGGCGCCCGGACCCGTTCCCGAACGACAAGCCGCTGGTAAAGATCGACGCCAGCAACATGGAGAAGTACAAGGACAAGCTGAGCCCGGGCACAATGGAAATGATGAAGAAGTACCCGAGCTTCTACATTGAAGTCTTCCAGACCCGTCGCACGGCGGCATTCCCCAAGAGCTTCCATGAAAACTCGATCAAGAATGCCACGCGCTGCAAGACCATCAACGAAGGCAATGGGCTGGATACTTCCACCGGCTGCGGCCATGGCATTGCCTTCCCGATTCCGAAGAACGGCATCGAAGCCATGTGGAGCCATGCCACCCGCTATCGCACTCCGGCCTACTACATCAAGAACGTAACCGGCCTGTTCGTCAAGCCGAACGGTGAAATGGTGAAGACCTACGCCGGACATGCCTATCGCGGCTGGGACTTCTACGACCCTGCCCAGCCCAATCCGGACCGCTACTATTCGTACAGCTATGAATATAACGCGCCGACCCGCCTGGCAAGCAACTCGACCGCCGTCTTTGACGATCTGAAGACCGGCGATCGCACGGGCTACGATTACAGCCCGGCGACCCGCCGCGTCCGCCTTTCTCCGGACAGCTCGGGCGATACTCCGGTGGGACCACTGGGCGGCGCCATGACCTTCGACGAAGACCAGCTTTTCGCCGGCAAGAAGGATCGCTTCGATTGGAAGCTGGTCGGCAAGCAGGAAATGTATATCCCCTACAATAACTATCGCTTCCAGTACCCCGACGCGAACGGCGAGTGCGCGGGAGACAAGCGTTTCGTTCCTTTTCACCTGAACCCGAAATGCGTACGCTGGGAACTGCACCGCGTCTGGCATATTCGTGGCACGCTAACGGAGGGGAAGCGTCATATCTTCAAGCAACGCGACATGTATGTGGATGAAGATAGCTGGGGCGATGGCATGTCCGACAACTATGACCACAACGGCAAGCTGTTCCACGTCAACCAGCAAATCGGTGCGCCGCTGTACGATGCGCCGGCTCCGGCTGCAACCGACAACATGGTGATTGACATGATCTCGGGCGTTTACGGTTGGTCGGGATCATGGGATGGTTTCTATTTGACCGAGGCCTGGCCGCGCTCCAAATTCGCGCCGGACTTACTCGTCAACAAGAAGATCGTCCTCAAGTAA
- a CDS encoding NAD(P)/FAD-dependent oxidoreductase yields MSIESKIVIIGAGHAGGALAAQLREQGHRGPLCVIGDEPYLPYQRPPLSKAVLKGATDTESLILRNAAFYQENDIEVRTGQTVSAIDRNARHVTLAGGESLPYDFLILATGARPRQLAIPGAGLANILTLRGIDDAARLKSALQPGRRLAIVGGGYVGLEVAASARALGMEVTVVEREARLLARVASEPLATFYERIHQQQGVQIIRNANLSHFEGDDHVTAVHLEDDRRLACDVAVVGVGALPRDELARAAGLHCENGVMVDQDARTSDPAIFAIGDLSWRPLPVYGDRMFRLESVPNALEQARQVACAIVGKPRPAAEVPWFWSDQYDIKLQIAGLPFDADRQVVRGAPEQSKFAVYHLRGEQVMAVEAINSPLDFIAGKQFILSQALVCADRLANMAIKAKDAALAIP; encoded by the coding sequence ATGTCTATAGAATCCAAGATCGTCATCATCGGTGCCGGTCACGCCGGTGGCGCGCTGGCCGCCCAATTGCGCGAGCAGGGCCATCGCGGTCCGCTGTGCGTCATCGGCGACGAGCCTTACCTCCCCTACCAGCGTCCGCCCTTGTCAAAGGCGGTCCTGAAGGGTGCGACCGATACCGAATCCCTGATCCTCAGGAACGCCGCGTTTTATCAGGAAAACGACATCGAGGTGCGCACCGGCCAGACTGTCTCGGCAATCGATCGCAACGCCCGTCATGTCACTTTGGCCGGCGGCGAGTCCCTGCCCTACGATTTCCTGATCCTGGCCACCGGCGCGCGGCCGCGGCAGCTTGCCATTCCCGGCGCAGGATTGGCGAATATTCTCACGCTGCGCGGCATCGACGATGCCGCGCGCCTCAAGAGCGCACTGCAGCCAGGACGCCGCCTGGCCATCGTCGGCGGCGGCTATGTCGGGCTGGAGGTGGCGGCCTCGGCGCGCGCCCTCGGCATGGAGGTTACCGTCGTCGAGCGCGAAGCGCGACTGCTGGCGCGGGTTGCCAGCGAGCCGCTGGCAACGTTCTACGAACGCATCCACCAGCAGCAAGGCGTGCAGATCATTCGCAACGCCAATCTCAGCCATTTCGAAGGCGACGACCATGTGACGGCGGTGCATCTGGAGGATGACCGACGCCTGGCCTGCGATGTCGCCGTGGTTGGCGTCGGCGCGCTGCCACGCGACGAACTGGCGCGCGCCGCCGGCCTGCACTGCGAGAACGGCGTCATGGTCGACCAGGATGCGCGCACCAGCGATCCTGCCATCTTCGCCATCGGCGATCTGAGCTGGCGCCCATTGCCAGTCTATGGCGACAGGATGTTTCGCCTGGAGAGCGTGCCGAACGCGCTGGAACAGGCGCGCCAGGTCGCCTGCGCCATCGTCGGCAAGCCACGCCCGGCCGCCGAGGTGCCGTGGTTCTGGTCGGACCAGTACGATATCAAGCTGCAGATCGCCGGCCTGCCGTTCGACGCCGACCGCCAGGTGGTGCGCGGCGCACCCGAGCAGTCAAAATTCGCCGTCTATCATCTGCGGGGCGAGCAGGTGATGGCAGTCGAAGCAATCAACTCGCCACTGGATTTCATCGCCGGCAAGCAGTTCATTCTCAGCCAGGCGCTCGTGTGTGCGGACAGGCTTGCCAACATGGCCATCAAGGCCAAGGATGCCGCGCTGGCCATACCCTGA
- a CDS encoding MFS transporter, with translation MRQTTSAIPPREQFKALGIASLGGMLEYFEFIIFVFLAPQISQNFSSPDMPEWLRLMQTFGIFAAGFLIRPVGGILMAQLGDLIGRKRIFTLTLGLMAVPTLTIALLPGYAQIGIWAPILLLACRLVQGVALGGELPGAISFVSEQVSGRRVAFALGVLASTLCMGSLGGSIIVSSLANLLGAQAMMDYGWRIPFVLGGLFGLLSVYLRRFTHETPVFEAMKAKMMLSERPPFTVLVAEHRFNLLGGMILAATTTIVAATTQQFPITFFVTMKHLPMAEIATVQTLLIAFTMVGNVLGGLLVSWRIFSLRSGYITFQLITIAAMFWAFSQDTASGLIAPFICLGISGGCAMGLSLTFLARAFPAQLRYTGLATCYNIPIAIFGGTALIILTFLARFSHQYPALYPSFFCLLSIVAALLLWPRRHAISPFEQNDPDANPATQKQIVPETAVQFSGQQ, from the coding sequence ATGAGACAAACGACCTCCGCCATCCCTCCCCGCGAGCAATTCAAGGCCCTGGGCATCGCCTCCCTTGGCGGGATGCTGGAGTATTTCGAATTCATCATCTTTGTGTTCCTGGCCCCCCAGATCAGCCAGAACTTTTCCTCTCCCGACATGCCGGAATGGCTGCGCCTGATGCAGACCTTCGGCATCTTCGCGGCCGGCTTCCTGATCCGTCCGGTCGGCGGCATCCTGATGGCACAGTTGGGCGACCTGATTGGCCGCAAGCGCATCTTCACGCTGACGCTGGGACTGATGGCGGTTCCGACACTGACCATCGCCCTGCTCCCGGGCTATGCGCAGATCGGCATCTGGGCGCCCATTCTGCTGCTGGCTTGCCGGCTGGTGCAGGGTGTTGCCCTCGGCGGCGAACTGCCGGGCGCGATCAGCTTCGTGTCCGAGCAGGTCAGTGGCCGCCGCGTCGCGTTCGCCCTCGGCGTGCTGGCGTCGACGCTCTGCATGGGTTCGCTGGGCGGCTCGATCATCGTCAGTTCCCTGGCAAATTTACTGGGCGCCCAGGCCATGATGGACTATGGCTGGCGCATCCCCTTCGTGCTGGGCGGGCTTTTCGGCCTGCTCTCCGTCTATCTGCGCCGCTTCACCCATGAAACACCGGTATTTGAAGCCATGAAGGCCAAAATGATGCTGTCGGAGCGGCCGCCCTTCACCGTACTTGTGGCCGAGCACCGCTTCAATCTGCTGGGCGGCATGATCCTCGCAGCCACCACCACCATCGTCGCCGCCACCACCCAACAGTTTCCGATTACCTTTTTCGTCACCATGAAGCACCTGCCGATGGCGGAGATCGCCACCGTCCAGACCCTGCTGATTGCCTTCACCATGGTCGGCAATGTCCTCGGCGGACTGCTGGTGTCGTGGCGCATTTTTTCCCTGCGCAGCGGCTACATCACCTTTCAGCTCATCACCATTGCCGCCATGTTCTGGGCATTCAGCCAGGACACCGCCAGCGGATTGATCGCGCCCTTCATCTGCCTGGGCATCAGCGGCGGCTGCGCGATGGGCTTGTCGCTGACGTTTCTGGCCAGGGCCTTCCCGGCGCAGTTGCGCTACACGGGCCTGGCGACCTGTTACAACATTCCAATCGCCATCTTCGGCGGCACGGCACTGATCATCCTGACTTTCCTGGCGCGCTTTTCGCATCAGTACCCGGCGCTCTACCCGTCATTTTTCTGCCTGCTGTCGATCGTGGCAGCGCTGCTGCTGTGGCCGCGCCGTCACGCCATCAGCCCCTTTGAGCAAAACGACCCCGATGCCAATCCGGCCACGCAAAAGCAGATCGTGCCCGAGACAGCAGTCCAGTTCAGTGGTCAACAGTAA
- a CDS encoding ThuA domain-containing protein, producing the protein MRLNCVLIAGGKWHDIDFARLELLKLLGEDENIRVRVFEDYSNLDAIRAADFLVTYTCDVIPSLEEQEALRDYVKQGGRWLALHGTNSILRFLENGSIDAPRWAPLFMETLGSMFLAHPPICSFTVSPTGVQHPMVEGIEPFEVVDELYLAEFYAPVEVLLDTEFEGTAGRFVENQWKKQRHPVLYLRQLEKGTIMYLTLGHCRGHHDLQPMVDYYPKVERCAWEQPIYYELLRRGLAWAKDSS; encoded by the coding sequence GTGCGTCTGAACTGCGTATTGATTGCCGGTGGAAAATGGCACGATATCGATTTCGCCCGCCTGGAGTTGCTCAAACTCCTGGGCGAGGACGAAAATATCCGGGTCCGGGTATTCGAAGACTATTCGAACCTGGACGCCATCCGGGCAGCCGACTTTCTGGTCACCTACACCTGCGACGTCATCCCTTCGCTGGAGGAGCAGGAGGCGCTGCGCGACTATGTCAAACAGGGCGGGCGCTGGCTGGCACTGCACGGCACCAACTCGATCCTGCGCTTTTTGGAAAATGGCAGCATCGATGCGCCCCGATGGGCGCCGCTGTTCATGGAGACGCTGGGATCGATGTTCCTTGCGCACCCCCCCATCTGTTCTTTCACCGTCTCGCCCACCGGGGTGCAGCACCCCATGGTCGAGGGCATCGAACCCTTTGAGGTCGTCGACGAACTTTACCTTGCAGAATTCTACGCGCCCGTCGAGGTGCTGCTTGACACGGAATTCGAGGGCACAGCAGGACGTTTCGTTGAGAATCAATGGAAAAAGCAGCGCCACCCCGTGCTCTACCTGCGGCAACTGGAAAAAGGCACCATCATGTACCTGACCCTGGGCCACTGCCGCGGCCACCATGACCTGCAACCGATGGTCGACTATTATCCAAAGGTCGAGCGCTGCGCCTGGGAGCAGCCCATCTATTACGAACTGCTGCGTCGCGGGCTGGCTTGGGCCAAGGACAGCTCATGA
- a CDS encoding SDR family NAD(P)-dependent oxidoreductase: MDLQLKGKKAILAGATKGIGRAVAEVLAAEGVAIELCARDQAGVENTVQQLRAKGSAVTGESVDMADAAGYREWVARASERLGGCDIFICFASGGGGAPSEERFQAAFELDLLATYRGIEAALPALEKSSSAAIIVMSTTVAIEPSFGPQPYAALKAAVTNYAGALAHSLAPKGIRVNMVAPGPVFIEGGVWDKIKSGRREFYDKTIAQVPLGRLGAAKEIADAIVFLVSPLSAFTTGTNLVIDGGMTKRVQH; the protein is encoded by the coding sequence ATGGATCTTCAACTGAAGGGTAAAAAGGCAATCCTCGCAGGCGCCACCAAAGGCATCGGGCGTGCCGTGGCAGAGGTACTGGCAGCAGAAGGCGTTGCCATCGAATTGTGCGCGCGCGACCAGGCTGGCGTGGAAAATACAGTCCAGCAATTGCGCGCCAAAGGCTCCGCAGTTACTGGCGAAAGCGTTGACATGGCCGACGCGGCCGGCTACCGCGAGTGGGTAGCGCGCGCCAGCGAGCGGCTTGGCGGCTGCGACATCTTTATCTGCTTCGCCTCCGGCGGCGGCGGCGCACCCAGCGAAGAACGCTTTCAGGCCGCGTTTGAACTTGACCTGCTGGCCACCTATCGCGGCATCGAAGCCGCCCTCCCCGCGCTCGAAAAATCCAGCAGCGCTGCCATCATCGTGATGTCCACCACCGTGGCCATCGAGCCATCATTCGGCCCGCAACCGTATGCCGCGCTGAAAGCCGCCGTCACCAACTACGCCGGCGCACTGGCGCACAGCCTGGCACCCAAGGGTATCCGGGTCAACATGGTTGCGCCCGGCCCAGTCTTCATCGAAGGTGGCGTCTGGGACAAAATCAAGAGTGGCCGCCGCGAGTTCTATGACAAGACCATCGCCCAGGTGCCGCTCGGACGCCTCGGCGCCGCCAAGGAAATCGCCGATGCGATCGTCTTCCTGGTCTCGCCCCTCAGCGCCTTCACCACCGGCACCAACCTGGTGATCGATGGCGGCATGACCAAGCGCGTACAGCACTGA
- a CDS encoding aromatic ring-hydroxylating oxygenase subunit alpha, whose amino-acid sequence MAENDRQLDEKGMAHGPGVSWDELAAADSRQVPAFLLEDTYRELGSAPLSTDRYTSPEFFQREMDKMWPHVWQFAARDEELRNSGDVVVYENAGRSYLVTRQPDGSVKAFHNVCLHRGRKLRTANGSVGEFKCSYHAWTWNTDGSLKNIPSRWDFKHLDEQPLGLPEAEVGRWGGFIFIREEPGGPSLEEFLGPLPAHFERWKPEQRVTTAWAAKVVPANWKACAEAFMEAFHVIATHPQIMPFTGDANSKYNLYNDNVNLAITPFGVTSPHLAGNELDQQEVMDAFLKYNGRVVPKDTTITVPDGLSARKVMGDFNRKRFAEMAGVDLDHASDAEVQDALTYNVFPNMSPWGGFSPSVLYRWRPWPDQDHTLMEVRILTPVPVGQPMPAAVSMQMLDADAPWASALGVLGGIVDQDMGNLPHVQTGMKVSKNKQLHLGNYQEVRIRHFHQTLDKYLAD is encoded by the coding sequence ATGGCAGAGAATGATCGACAATTGGACGAAAAGGGAATGGCGCATGGTCCCGGCGTATCCTGGGACGAACTGGCTGCCGCGGACAGCCGTCAGGTTCCCGCATTCCTGCTCGAAGATACCTACCGCGAGCTGGGTTCCGCTCCACTGTCGACCGATCGTTACACCAGCCCGGAATTCTTCCAGCGCGAGATGGACAAGATGTGGCCGCATGTCTGGCAATTTGCCGCGCGCGACGAGGAGCTGCGCAATTCCGGCGATGTGGTGGTCTATGAAAATGCCGGGCGTTCCTACCTGGTGACGCGCCAGCCGGACGGCTCGGTCAAGGCATTTCATAACGTCTGCCTGCATCGCGGCCGCAAGCTGCGCACCGCCAATGGCAGTGTCGGGGAATTCAAATGTTCCTACCATGCGTGGACCTGGAACACGGACGGCAGCCTGAAGAACATTCCCAGCCGCTGGGATTTCAAGCACCTCGATGAGCAGCCGCTGGGCTTGCCCGAGGCGGAAGTGGGGCGCTGGGGCGGCTTCATTTTCATCCGGGAAGAGCCAGGCGGTCCTTCCCTGGAAGAATTCCTCGGGCCGCTGCCGGCGCATTTCGAACGCTGGAAGCCCGAACAGCGCGTGACGACGGCGTGGGCTGCCAAGGTGGTGCCGGCCAACTGGAAGGCGTGCGCCGAGGCGTTCATGGAAGCCTTCCATGTGATCGCAACGCACCCGCAGATCATGCCTTTCACCGGCGACGCCAACAGCAAATACAACCTGTACAACGACAATGTCAACCTGGCGATCACGCCCTTTGGCGTGACCTCGCCGCATCTGGCCGGCAATGAGCTCGATCAACAGGAGGTGATGGATGCATTCCTCAAGTACAACGGCCGGGTCGTGCCGAAGGACACCACGATCACGGTGCCAGACGGATTGTCCGCCCGCAAGGTCATGGGCGACTTCAACCGCAAGCGCTTTGCGGAAATGGCGGGAGTCGATCTCGATCATGCCAGCGATGCCGAGGTCCAGGATGCCTTGACCTACAATGTGTTTCCCAATATGTCGCCGTGGGGCGGCTTCTCGCCGAGCGTGTTGTATCGCTGGCGGCCATGGCCGGATCAGGACCATACCTTGATGGAAGTGCGTATCCTGACCCCGGTCCCGGTGGGGCAGCCGATGCCGGCCGCGGTGTCCATGCAAATGCTGGACGCTGATGCGCCCTGGGCCTCTGCCTTGGGTGTGTTGGGTGGTATCGTCGATCAGGATATGGGCAACCTGCCGCATGTCCAGACCGGCATGAAAGTCTCAAAGAACAAGCAATTGCATTTGGGGAACTATCAGGAAGTGCGTATCCGCCATTTCCATCAAACCCTGGACAAGTACCTGGCTGATTGA
- a CDS encoding TetR/AcrR family transcriptional regulator → MIIAPEKAPSGRRSGLASREQLLAVAAMLFARKGLHRVTLAEIAGEAGMSGPAIYNHFESKNALFSEVVCLMYEEEIAAFSEVLDPLDSVCEALDQLMERVPHMYRDDGVLQLLGLTAQLEAVRDPELFMAISDAARRRDEVAIRLVERAKRQGELPADADANELGSMMISLFVGALGNRALRASRHGQFVRSVEALRSLLRMMRSGPAAEQKNPEGVAAEGGVSVV, encoded by the coding sequence ATGATCATTGCACCTGAAAAGGCGCCGTCTGGAAGGCGTTCGGGGCTGGCCAGTCGCGAGCAGTTACTCGCGGTCGCCGCCATGCTGTTCGCGCGCAAGGGTTTGCACCGCGTCACCCTGGCGGAGATCGCCGGGGAGGCGGGCATGTCCGGCCCGGCCATCTACAACCACTTCGAGTCAAAGAACGCTTTGTTCAGCGAAGTGGTTTGCCTCATGTATGAAGAGGAAATCGCTGCATTCAGCGAGGTGCTTGATCCCCTTGATTCGGTTTGCGAAGCACTCGACCAGCTGATGGAGCGAGTGCCCCACATGTATCGCGACGATGGCGTATTGCAACTGTTGGGTTTGACCGCGCAACTGGAAGCAGTGCGCGATCCGGAGCTATTCATGGCGATCTCGGATGCGGCCAGGCGGCGTGACGAGGTGGCGATACGGCTGGTGGAGCGCGCCAAGCGCCAGGGTGAATTGCCGGCCGATGCCGATGCCAACGAACTGGGTTCGATGATGATCTCACTGTTCGTCGGTGCGCTCGGCAACCGCGCCTTGCGTGCATCCCGGCATGGACAGTTCGTGCGCAGTGTCGAGGCGCTGCGTAGCCTCTTGCGCATGATGCGCAGCGGTCCGGCAGCGGAGCAAAAAAATCCTGAGGGCGTCGCCGCTGAGGGCGGCGTTTCTGTGGTGTAG
- a CDS encoding aromatic ring-hydroxylating oxygenase subunit alpha, translated as MSDQATLNASCNSQCNESGNDWTRLRRESGNALRKRTIDHIKASTTDLAEGTMQVELGTYTDSARHEQEKRVLFRQRPVLAALTGDMPEPGDTFLFDEVGPPILLVRNKAGKVNAFLNMCTHRAAKLVTEPKRKNRMSCKFHGWTFDLDGKLVGVPGKEGFKDINLEERNLIPVPVAEWHGLIFVRANPDGAPIDVEEHLGKAFARELAHLELEKARPMKTSRIDVNSNWKYAMDTYGEGYHFGTLHPSSIGALAMSNIMSYDNYGPNHRLAMPRAEFLEYSDKPEEEWPDTTYNGLYYIFPNVVINANSIPGGRQFYGVARLFPGDKVDQGTTLLSTYKPGHMEDKHPETEPWTEMHDFIHKVVSTEDYSVSEDGQRNMKYAPASFKPVLGANELALQNIHRHINELLEQDSK; from the coding sequence ATGAGTGACCAGGCAACTTTGAACGCCAGCTGCAATTCGCAATGCAATGAGTCCGGCAACGATTGGACCCGGCTGCGCCGCGAGTCCGGCAATGCCCTGCGCAAACGCACCATCGACCATATCAAGGCCAGCACGACTGATCTTGCCGAAGGCACGATGCAGGTCGAGCTGGGCACCTATACCGATAGCGCGCGCCACGAGCAGGAGAAGCGCGTGCTGTTCCGGCAGCGTCCGGTACTGGCTGCGCTCACCGGCGATATGCCCGAACCGGGCGATACGTTCCTGTTTGATGAAGTGGGGCCGCCGATTCTGCTGGTACGCAACAAGGCTGGCAAAGTCAACGCCTTTCTCAATATGTGCACACACCGCGCCGCCAAACTGGTGACTGAGCCCAAGCGCAAAAACCGCATGAGCTGCAAGTTCCACGGCTGGACCTTCGATCTGGATGGCAAGCTGGTGGGCGTTCCCGGGAAGGAGGGCTTCAAGGATATCAACCTCGAAGAACGCAATCTGATCCCGGTGCCGGTCGCCGAATGGCACGGCCTGATTTTCGTGCGTGCCAATCCTGACGGCGCACCGATTGATGTCGAGGAGCACCTGGGCAAAGCGTTTGCGCGTGAACTGGCGCATCTGGAGCTGGAGAAGGCGCGGCCGATGAAGACTTCGCGCATCGACGTCAACAGCAACTGGAAATACGCCATGGACACCTATGGCGAAGGCTATCATTTTGGCACCCTGCACCCAAGCAGCATCGGCGCCCTGGCCATGTCCAACATCATGAGCTACGATAACTACGGGCCAAACCACCGGCTGGCAATGCCGCGTGCGGAGTTTCTCGAGTATAGCGACAAGCCCGAGGAAGAATGGCCGGACACCACCTACAATGGACTTTATTACATTTTTCCGAACGTCGTGATCAACGCCAACAGCATCCCGGGCGGCCGGCAGTTCTACGGTGTCGCGCGGCTTTTTCCGGGCGACAAGGTTGACCAGGGCACGACCCTCCTCAGTACCTACAAGCCGGGCCACATGGAGGACAAGCATCCGGAAACGGAGCCGTGGACCGAGATGCATGATTTCATCCACAAGGTGGTCAGCACGGAAGATTACTCGGTTTCGGAAGACGGTCAGCGCAACATGAAATACGCGCCGGCCAGCTTTAAACCAGTGCTGGGTGCCAATGAACTGGCGCTGCAAAACATCCACCGGCATATCAACGAACTGCTCGAACAGGACAGCAAGTAA
- a CDS encoding thiamine pyrophosphate-dependent dehydrogenase E1 component subunit alpha yields MKVIREFEDRVNTECLTGAIPGFTHLYSGQEAVAVGACEQLSDDDFIISTHRGHGHCIAKGCDVVGMMKELHARRDGLNGGKGGSMHIADIAKGMLGANGIVGAGSPIALGAAIACKLRGEGKVAASFVGDGASNQGTVFEAMNMAVVLKAPKVFIFENNGYSEHTGSSYGIGCDDVVKRIEGFGIPVFQADGFDFFSVYDAMAKALEVARHGGGPSAIYCTTIRYFGHFVGDPQLYRAKGEVEQYRDESCCLKNFRARMQASGELDLASLDAIDNEVGALIERAVNEARNAPRPQPEDLLKNVYDNY; encoded by the coding sequence ATGAAGGTGATCCGCGAGTTCGAGGATCGCGTCAATACGGAATGCCTGACTGGCGCGATTCCGGGATTCACGCACCTCTACAGTGGCCAGGAGGCGGTGGCGGTTGGCGCCTGCGAGCAACTGAGCGACGACGATTTCATCATCAGCACCCATCGCGGTCATGGCCATTGCATCGCCAAGGGCTGTGACGTGGTCGGCATGATGAAAGAGCTGCACGCCCGCCGTGACGGCCTGAATGGCGGCAAGGGCGGCTCCATGCATATTGCCGATATCGCCAAGGGCATGCTGGGCGCCAACGGCATTGTCGGCGCCGGCTCGCCCATCGCCCTCGGTGCGGCAATCGCCTGCAAGCTGCGTGGCGAAGGCAAGGTGGCCGCCTCCTTTGTCGGCGACGGCGCTTCCAATCAAGGTACCGTCTTCGAAGCCATGAACATGGCGGTGGTGCTGAAGGCGCCCAAGGTATTCATCTTCGAAAACAATGGTTACAGCGAGCATACGGGTTCTTCATACGGCATTGGCTGCGACGATGTCGTCAAGCGCATCGAGGGATTTGGCATTCCGGTGTTTCAAGCCGATGGTTTCGATTTCTTCTCCGTCTATGACGCCATGGCGAAGGCGCTGGAAGTGGCGCGCCATGGCGGCGGTCCGAGCGCCATCTACTGCACCACCATCCGCTATTTCGGTCACTTTGTCGGCGACCCGCAACTCTACCGCGCCAAGGGCGAAGTGGAGCAATACCGCGACGAAAGCTGCTGTCTGAAAAACTTCCGCGCGCGCATGCAGGCCAGCGGCGAACTCGACCTGGCCAGCCTCGATGCGATCGACAATGAAGTAGGGGCGCTGATCGAGCGCGCGGTCAATGAGGCGCGCAACGCGCCGCGTCCGCAGCCGGAAGACTTGCTGAAAAACGTATACGACAACTATTGA